In one window of Gossypium hirsutum isolate 1008001.06 chromosome A01, Gossypium_hirsutum_v2.1, whole genome shotgun sequence DNA:
- the LOC107916562 gene encoding ADP-ribosylation factor 2, whose product MGLTFTKLFSRLFAKKEMRILMVGLDAAGKTTILYKLKLGEIVTTIPTIGFNVETVEYKNISFTVWDVGGQDKIRPLWRHYFQNTQGLIFVVDSNDRDRVVEARDELHRMLNEDELRDAVLLVFANKQDLPNAMNAAEITDKLGLNSLRQRHWYIQSTCATSGEGLYEGLDWLSNNIANKA is encoded by the exons ATGGGGCTGACATTCACGAAGCTTTTTAGCCGGCTTTTTGCTAAGAAGGAGATGCGGATTTTGATGGTGGGTCTTGATGCAGCCGGTAAGACTACCATCTTGTACAAGCTCAAGCTTGGAGAAATTGTTACCACCATTCCAACCATCG GATTTAATGTGGAGACTGTGGAATATAAGAACATCAGTTTCACTGTGTGGGATGTTGGTGGTCAGGACAAG ATTCGTCCGTTGTGGAGGCATTACTTCCAGAATACACAGGGTCTCATCTTCGTGGTTGACAGCAACGACAGAGACCGTGTTGTTGAGGCTAGGGATGAATTGCATAGAATGTTGAATGAG GATGAGCTGCGAGATGCAGTATTGCTTGTATTTGCAAACAAGCAGGATCTTCCAAACGCAATGAATGCTGCTGAAATAACTGATAAGCTTGGTCTTAATTCCCTTCGACAGCGTCACTG GTACATCCAGAGCACCTGTGCAACATCTGGTGAAGGGCTTTATGAGGGTCTGGATTGGCTTTCAAACAACATAGCTAACAAG GCCTGA